The genomic DNA taaataagcagggtgacagtatacagccttgacgtactccttttcctatttggaaccagtctgttgttccatgtccagttctaactgttgcttcctgatctgcatataggtttctcaaggggcaggtgtGATGATAGGACTAATCTATTTCTATATTGCTTTCTCTTCACTATGCTTTTCAACAGCTCTTTCAATAGCTGGTTTTTGGCCTAGTGGAGATGTGGATAGATGGAGAGAGGAATCCCAAACATGGAACTGATTGTTCCTCACTTAATCAATTTAGTTATACCTCAAAATGCCTACAGAATGCAGGTCTGACACCCATAGCCTTGTGGAAGGTCCGACCAAGGGCATTCTTCACCTCATTATTTCTCAAGCTGTAGATAATGGGGTTCAACATGGGAGTTACAATAGCGTAGGACAGTGATAGCACTTTTTTGCTCTCAGGAGAATTATTGGACTTAGGTCGAAAGTAGGTGAGGCTTAAAGATACATAGAAGAGGGAGACAACAAGGAGGTGGGATGAGCAGGTAGAGAAGGCTTTATGCTTCCCCTTTGCTGATGGAATCTTCAGGATGGCAGCAGCAATGCGCGTGTAGGAACATAGGATCAGCAAGCAGGGTATCATGACAACCAGAATGGTTCCAATGATGGCATAGATCTCAAACCGTGCTGTGTCTGCACAGACCAGCCTCAGCAAAGGTGGGCtgtcacagaagaagtggttCACCTTGTTGATGCCACAGAATGGAAAGCTGAAGAGCCACGTGGTCTGCACAGTAGCCATGGGAATGCCTGGAAACCAGGAGACAGCTGCCAGTTTGGCACGTGTCCTTGGGTTCATGATGACTGGGTAGTGCAAGGGACTGCAGATGGCtacatagcggtcataggccatggtGGCCAGGAGGAAGCATTCAGAAACCccaaagaagaaggagaaatacATCTGAGTGGCACAGCCAAGAAAGGAGATGGTTGTGTCCTGGGCAATCAGGGTCCCCAGCATCTTGGGCACGATGACTAGGTTGAAGCCAATCTCTAAGAAGGACAAGTTcctgaggaagaagtacatggggctGTGCAGCATGGGGTCAGCCAAGGTCAGCAGAATGATGAGGCTGTTTCCCAGCAGAGTGATCAGGTAGATGAATAGAAATGTCAGGAAGAGTAATGACTGTATTTCagtaggaaaggaagagaaactcaTGAGGATAAACTCACTTACTCTTGTCCAGTTACCTTCAGCCATTGATATAGGAATGAACCCCCGGCTGTGGTCACAGAGAGAGACTCTTGATTGGAATAGTCTGATTGTAGATTTGTTGTTGGGATTCCTTTTAGTGTCAGGGAGAGAAGCACAATCAGGATTTCAGTTATAAGAGAAAAGGTCTTGTGTTATCTGAGAATAAAGACACCAGGAAGACCAGAGCCTGGGTTCTGAAATGGGCAATGTCTCTTCTTTCTCCAGTCTTACTCTTTATGATTCATTTCCCACTTTGTTACTGTATTTGCTAAAACAATTTGGATCATATCCACACACACTCATTTTCTGATGCACACTTAATACCTTCATAGTATGGTTAAGTGAGCGGGGTCCTGAGGCAATTGAGTGGAGTCAGATGGAAAAGCAGTAGAAAATTTCTATTTATACCTATTATGTCTCCCCCTTCTTCAAAGATTCA from Budorcas taxicolor isolate Tak-1 chromosome 15, Takin1.1, whole genome shotgun sequence includes the following:
- the LOC128059834 gene encoding olfactory receptor 10A5-like codes for the protein MAEGNWTRVSEFILMSFSSFPTEIQSLLFLTFLFIYLITLLGNSLIILLTLADPMLHSPMYFFLRNLSFLEIGFNLVIVPKMLGTLIAQDTTISFLGCATQMYFSFFFGVSECFLLATMAYDRYVAICSPLHYPVIMNPRTRAKLAAVSWFPGIPMATVQTTWLFSFPFCGINKVNHFFCDSPPLLRLVCADTARFEIYAIIGTILVVMIPCLLILCSYTRIAAAILKIPSAKGKHKAFSTCSSHLLVVSLFYVSLSLTYFRPKSNNSPESKKVLSLSYAIVTPMLNPIIYSLRNNEVKNALGRTFHKAMGVRPAFCRHFEV